The nucleotide window AGAGGAGGCGGGTGCGGATCTGCCCGCGGGTGACGATCTGGCTCATCGCGCGTCCTCCACGGGAACGAGGGCGCCGTTCTGCACCCGGGTCATCACGAAGCCCGCACGGTCGGGGTCGCCGTCTGCGCGGAAGCGGATCTCGCCGGTCACGCCGCGGAAGGCGTTCCCGCCCTTCACCCTCGCCATGTAGTCGCGGATGGCCGCGCGGTCGGGGCCCACCGCCTCGATCGCCTTCACCAGCAGCATGGCCGCGTCGTAGGCCATCGCCGCGTTGGCGTCGGGCTTCACCCCGTAGCGCGCGGCGAACTGCTCGGCGAAGCGCCGTCCCTCGTCCGAGCGGTCGAGCCGCACCGGCGTGGCGATCAGCGCGCCTTCCGCCGCCGCCGTGTCGGCCGCCACGCCGGGCCACCCGTCGCCCGCCAGCCACTGGGTGGTGAACCCCTGCCGCGCCGCCTCGCGCAGCAGCGCCCGGCCCGACATCTCCGTCCCGGCCACGAAGACCAGGTCGGGCTGCACGCCGCGGTAGTAGGAGACGAACGGCTCCACCTTGCTGCCGTCGTCGGCGATGGGGTCGACGCCGATGGGGCGGCCGGGATACGCGGCCAGGAAGGCCTGCGCCAGGTCGCGCCCGTAGACGTTGTTCTCGTAGAGGACCACCACGCGCTGGCGGCCCAGGCGCGCGGCGTAGCGGGCCAGGTTGGCGCCGTTCACCGAGTCGTTCACGGTCACGCGGAACACCCAGGGCGAGATCCCGGTGATCTCGGGCGAGGTGGCGCTGGGAACGACGGCCACCAGGCCGCGATCGTACTCGGGCGCGGCGCCCACCATCCCGCCCGAGTTGGCGTGGCCGACGACGCCGACCACGTCGGGGTTGTCGTAGAAGCCGCGGGCGACGGTGCCGGCCTTCACGCCGTTCCCCTCGTCGTCCACGGCCTGCACCTGCAGGCGGCGGCCGTCGATGCCGCCGCGCGCGTTCACCTCCTCGACCGCCATCTCCACGGCGTGGCGCACCATGGTGGCGTATGCTTCCTTGAACGGGCCTGCCGTGCCGATGACGATGGTGCCGCCGCCGCGCGAGCACGCGGGGAGCGCAGCGCAGACGAGGATGGGCGCAAGCCAGCGCCGCAGTGCGGATGTGCGCACCGGTTCTCCTTCTCCGGGGAATCGGGCTGGAGGGTCCTGAAAGATGGGAAGTCGCCGTGACCCAGAACGAACGCCCGCCGGGTGACCTGAGAACGGGCGTAGCAGATGCACCGGGCGATTGGAGCAGCCGCCCCCGGCATCTGCTGCAAGGTTTTGCGACACTTGGATGAGGCGCTGAATTATAGGACGGAAAATGGCTGGCGTCAAACCTCGTAGCAGATTTTCTGCACAATTGGTCCATCGCTGGCGCAAAACGATTGCATTTGCGTCGGGTGGTGTAGGAAAATGTGTTTGGGGGTGATGACGGAGGGATGGATGGAACCAGGACAGACCCGGACGATGGGCAGGAAGATCGCGCGGGTGGGGATCTCAATTCCAGGAATCGGGTCGATGCACAGGAGCGATCCCACGCTGACGTCATCCCGAGGCTGGCCAGACCGTAACCAGCGTCTGCGAAAGCGTTTGCAGGCCGAAGGATCTATAATCGCGTCGGCACGAGATTCGGTCGGACGTACGAATACTCCACCCAGACCTCATCTCACGGGCGGGTAAACCCGCGGCTGGAAGATTGGGAAGCCTGCTGCGCAGGCTGTGTTAGGGACGATAAAAGGCGCCGGCCGCGGATCGCTCCGCGGCCGGCGCCGATCGTTGAGGATCGAGCTAGGGTCAGCTGTTCGACGTTCCCGACCCCGACTTGCCGCTGTCGTCGGTGGTGTCGGTGGGCGTCTCGTCGAGCCCACTGCCACTGCCGCCGGCGCCGGAGCGCGGACCGAGCGAGTCCTCGATCGGCGGGTCGCCCGGCTTGGTGTCCTCCGTATCCTGCGGCCACGTGCCGGACGACGAGCTCCCCGTGGACGTGCCGCCGGTCGTCGAGGACGAGCCCGTGCTCGATCCGGTGCCCGCGTCCGTCCCGCCCAGCCCGAAGGAGCGGTCGGCGGACGATGCGCCACTGGCGCCGCTCGCGCCGGTGCCGGTGGTGGCGCCGCTCGGCGTGGAGCCGGAGGACGTGGACGCGGTGCCGGCGCCGGTGCCGTAGCTCGACGCGCCGCCCGGCGTGGTGCCGGTGCCGTACCCCGCGCCGGACCCGCTGCCGGCCGCGGCGCTGTCCGGCGGCGGCATCCCTTCGCTCGAGCCGGTGCCGCCGCCCGTCGCGCCACCGCCATGCCGCGTCTCCGCGCGGTCGGCGCGCTCCTCGAAGTCGCGGCGCAGCCCGTCGATGGCGTTCTGGATGCGCGAGAGGAGCGCGTCGACGCGCGGCTGCACCTCGCTGACGAAGCTGTCGACCTTCGGGCGGACGCGGTCCTTGGCGTCGCTCACCTTCGGCTTGATGTCTTCCAGCGCGGAGTCGATGCGCGAGTCCAGCTCCTGGAACACGCTCTTGATCTTCGGCCGCAGCTCGTGCAGCGCGGACTCGATGCGCGACCCCAGGTCCTCGAACGGATCGCGCCGCCCGCCACCCGACGACGTCCCCGAGGTGCCCTCGCCGCTCTCGGCCGAGCCGGTGCCGGACGACGAGGTGCCGCCGGTGTAGCCCGGCCCCGCCTCCGAGCCGGCGGCCGAGCCGGTCGAGCTCCACCCCGACGACCCACCCGTCGAGCCGGTACCGCCCGTCGTCCCCGAGCTCGCCCCGCCGAAGTCGGTCCCGGCGGCTCCCCCGGATCCGCTGGACCCGGTGCCGCCCGTCGAGCTCGCCGAGCCCCATCCCGCAGAGCCGCTACCTGCGCCGCTTCCGCCCGATGTACCGCCGGCGTCCGACGTCCCGCCGCTCGAACCCGTGCTCCCCCATCCCGCCGATCCGCCGCTCCCCGAGCCGCTTCCGCCGGACGAGCTGCCCGCGTCCGAAGTGCCGCCGGTACCGGACGACCCGCTGCCGCCGCTTCCGCTCGACGAGCCGCCGATGTCCGACGAGCCGGTGCCGCCGCTCGAGCCGGAGGCACCCGCGGGATCAGCGCCGCCGGTGCTGCCGCCATAGCCGCCGGTGCCATGCGAGTCCGGCGAGTCAGGCGGCGTGGAGCTGCTGCCGGAGCCCGCGTTGTTCCAGGGATTGTTGTCCATTGACCGTCTCCGTTCAGGAAGAGCGTGCGAAAGCACCGGCCGGGCGAGCGCGCCGGCCATGCCGGGATCTACGGACCCGGAGCCCGCCGGTTTCGGACGCACCCCCCGTGCCCGAACGACGTGCGGGAGTCGGCCCGGGCGAGACCGAGGTGTGCGCGGCCGGCATCGCAGGCCCCCTCCCCCGGCTCGCTCCGCTCGCCACCGTCGCGCGAAGCGCGGGGTGGGGGGCCTCCGCGGCCGCGCCGGCGCCGGCCGCTGCGCGCATCCCAATTCCCGCGCCTCCAGCGCCAAACTCGCCCCAACCGCGTAGTTCTCCCCTCGTCGTTTGCGGCGGAAGGTGCTAACTTGTGCGCGCTTCACCGCTTCGGCCCGGCCGAGGCTGCCGGACAACCCATACGCGATCAATCCAGAAGATGGCTACCGTTGACCTTGCCGCCGGCGGCGCCCCGCTGACCGTGCTGAGCGAAGACGAGCAGATGTTCCGCGACGCCGTGCGGCAGTTCGCGGAAGACGAGGTGCGCCCCCGCGTCCACGCCATGGACGAGGCGCAGAAGATGGACCCCGCGCTCATCCCGCAGTTCTTCGAGCTGGGGCTGATGGGGATCGAGGTGCCCGAGGAGCTGGGCGGCACCGGCAGCTCGTTCTTCACCGCCGCGCTGGTGGTGGAGGAGCTCTCCCGCGTGGACGCCAGCGTGGGCGTGTTCGTGGACGTGCAGAACACGCTCGTCAACAACGCCTTCCTGCGCTGGGGGTCCGACGACCTCAAGGCGAAGTACCTCCCCCAGCTCTGCGCCGAGAAGGTGGGCGCCTACGCGCTCTCGGAGGCGGGCTCCGGCTCCGACGCGTTCGCGCTGGCCACGCGCGGCGCCAAGGCCGACGGCGGCTTCCGGCTCACCGGCCGCAAGCTGTGGATCACCAACGGCGGCGAGGCCGAGGTCTTCATCATCTTCGCCAACGTCGACCCGGCGGCCGGCTACCGCGGCATCACCGCCTTCATCGTGGAGAAGGAGTTCCCCGGCTTCTCGGTGGGCAAGAAGGAGGACAAGCTGGGGATCCGCGCCTCGTCGACCACGGAGCTGATCTTGGAGGACGTGTTCGTCCCCGCCGAGAACGTCCTCGGTGAAGTCGGAAAGGGCTACAAGACGGCCATCGAGACGCTGAACGAGGGCCGCATCGGCATCGGCGCGCAGATGGTGGGGATCGGCACCGGCGCGCTGGAGGCGACGATCCGCTACGTGCAGGAGCGCGAGCAGTTCGGGAAGAAGATCGGCGACTTCCAGGGCGTGCAGTTCCAGCTGGCGCAGATGGCCACCGAGCTCGAGGCGGCGCGGCTGATGGTGTACAACGCCGCTCGGCTGAAGGACGCCGGGCAGCCATTCCTGCAGGAGGCGGCCATGGCCAAGCTGTTCAGCAGCCAGGTGGCGCAGCGGATCACCTCCACCTGCATCGACCTGTACGGCGGCTACGGCTTCACCCGCGAGTACCCCGTGGAGAAGTACTACCGCGACAGCAAGATCGGCACGATCTACGAGGGCACCAGCAACATGCAGCTCAACACCATCGCCAAGAACCTGATGAAGTAAGGGTGAGGTATACGGAACAGGCGCCCGGCCGGACCGGGCGTCTGTTCGTTTCTTCTTCGCGCGACAACAACACTCTACTCTCCGCCCGAAAATCGGATTAGAGTAATTCCAATTCTCATCTTGCGTTGCCGATCAGCCGCATTTCGTCGTCGTTCCGCCGTTCGTACCTGATAGCTCCTGTCACTTCTCGGTGCTGCTGACCAACGTTTCCCTCTCATGAGTTCCCCGCCCTGTAACGCGACCGGATTCCGGAGGTCGCAGCAGCCCACGCGCGCAACGTTGCCCCACGTTTCCTGAATCCTTTCCAGGAGAGGATCTGATGCGACGCCACTTGTTTGCGCTGCTCCTGCCCGTGGTCACACTCGTCGCGGGCACTCTCCTCGCCCGCACCCTCCGCGCGGCGGATCCGACGCTAGCGGCGCCGCCGGCGCGCGAGGTCTGGGGATTCGAGGGACACCGGATCGTGTGCGAGATCGCCTGGCGCCAGCTCGACCCAGCCGGACGCGCGCTCGTGAGCAGACTGCGGGACAGGAGTTACCCGACCTTTGCACACAGCTGCACGTGGGCCGACGAGCTCTTGCAGGGAAATAGCACCCACTACACGAAGGATTATCACTTCATCAACCTGCCTGGGGGCCGGACCGGAATTGACATGGTGCGGGACTGCCCGGCTCCGAGGCGCTGCGCTCCATGGGCGATTCGCCATTACGCGGAGCGCCTCGCCAACAGGAACCTGTCCCCCAGCCAACGCGCGGCGGCCCTGAAATTCCTCGGCCACTTCGTGGGCGACATCCACCAGCCGCTCCACGCCGGACACCCGGCCGTTCCGGGCGTACCCGGAAACGACCGTGGGGGCAACTGGGTTCAGGTCGCGCTCGACGGCTCCGTCACGAACCTGCACTCGGCGTGGGACGCCAGGCTCGTGTCGAGCGCCGGCCTCTCCTTGGCGGCGGCGCAGGCGCTGGCAGGTGAGATCACCTCCGGCCAAGTCAATGCGTGGTCGAATTTCGACGTGGTCGCCTGGGCGAACGAGTCCTATCATCTCGCCGACACGCTCGCCTACGCCCGCACGAAGCCGCCGGTCAGCGGTGACGAAGACTTCGGAGACCCGAAGCAAGGCAAGCCCGGCCCGGGGTACAACATCATCCGGGAGCTCGATTCGACCTACGAGGACGCCGCCGTGCGGGCGATCCGTCAGCGCCTGCAGCAGGCCGGGGTTCGGCTCGCGCATCTGATCAACCATGCCGCCGCTGGCGATCTCGACTTCCCCCCGGACTAAAGGACGACACAGGGGCACCTGGCCGGCGGCCGGGTGCCCCTTCGCGTTCCGGCGCCGGTCATGGCGCGTTGGACAGGACCGCGCGATGGCGTAATCGTTGAAGGTGACTACGCGAAGATCAAGGCGATGGTGACGAAGAACACGCAGCGGGCAGCCAGATGAGCACTTCGCCATTCACCCAGGTCGAACCGACCCCCTGGCCGAGCGGGCACGGGGACGTCATCGCCGTGGTCAGGCTCGAGCCGTGGCTGTTCTCCAAGGCGTTCGACATCTCGTTCTTCGACGGAAGCGACAATCTCGACGCGTACACGGCGGCAGCCATTCGCCTGCGCTCGGGACGCATCCTGGGATTGCTGCGCCACGTCGGCGATCCCTCACCGGGCACGGAGATCCACGCGGACGCGGATGACAATCCATTGAACGCGCTGCGCGAGTTCCTGGACGCGTTCGACCTCTGCGCGGACGACCTGCGCTGGTTGCGCCACGACGTTCCCGTCGACCATCTACGTGCGGCGGAAGAAGGCGTCCGCGCCGCTTCGAGTCGCGCATAGGTTAGGTGACCACGAAAGCCCCGGCCAAGCGATTCGGCCGGGGCTTCGCCGTTCCCAATAACATCGCCCCCCCCGCACCCGTTCCGCGGACCCGTCCGGGTGGCTCGGCCTGCTGCAGCGCACCGTCGCGCGGCTCGACGCCGAGCGGCGCACGGAGGAAACGGAGGGGTTATTCATCATCCTCCGTTTCCTCCGTTCCCTCCGTGTGAGTCATTCTGTTGGTCTGATTGCATAATTAATCCGCAGATTCGGTATGAGTGGCGCGGGGGAGACCCGGCACCCGATGACGACGAAAGCCCCGGCGGGGATCTCCCGGCCGGGGCTTCGCGTTGGGTCAGGGCGATGGCGATCGGCTACTGGCCGTCCAGGCTCCACGTCACGGGCATGGTCACCTGCACGCGCACGGTCTGGCCCTTCACCGTGGCGGGGCGGAAGCGGGCGCGCCGGAGCACGCCCTGCGTCGGCGCGTTGAAGCCCTGGTTGGGCGAGTTGAGGATGCGGATGCTGGACGGGTCCACGCGCCCATCCGTGCCGACCACGAACGTCGCCGTCACGCGCCCGGAGACGCGGTTCGCGGCGAGCTGCTGCGGATAGCGGTCGTTCAGCGCGCGCTGCAGCTCCGCCGCGTTGGTCAGCCGCGGCCGCTCCTCCACCACGTCGATGTCGTAGACCTCGTTCGACGGGCGGGCGGGTGCGGCCTCCTCGCGCGCCGGCGCGGGGGCGGGCGGCGGCGCGGGGGGCGGAGCCGGCGGCGGCGCGATGGCCACCTGCTGCGGCCGGGCCTGCGGCTGCTGCACCGGCGCCTGCACCACGGGCTGCTGCGGCTGCTGCGCCGCCGCGGCCGCCTGCTGTTGCTGCTGCTGGAGAAGCGCGGCCTGGCGCGCCTTCTCCTCTTCCTGCCGGCGCCGATCCTCCTCCTGCTTCTTCTTCGCCGCGTCGAGCGCGGCCTGCTGCGCCGGCGTCTTCGCCGCGGTGTCGGCGGCGGCCGGGACGGGCGCCTCGGGCTGCGCCGCGGCAGGCGCGGGGGCGGTGCCGTTCGCCGCCGGAGTAGCGGACGTGGCGTTCGCGGCGAGCGCGGTAGTGGACGGGGTCGCCGCGCCCGCCTCGGGCCTGGTCCGCGTGGCGATCCACGCGGCGGAACCGAGCACGAGAAGGCCGAGCACGAACCCGGCAGCCATCGCCGGGGGCGCGCGGAACGTGCCGGCGCCCGCCTTCTTCTTCCCGCCGCCCGCGATCAGCTTCAGCGCGCGCGGCGCAATCGCGGCGGCCGCCACGGGCACGGGGGAAGCCTCGGCATCCGGCGCCTCGGCCGCGGGCGCCTCGGCCGCGACGGGCGACGGCGCAACATCCATCGCCTCGGCGGCGACGGGAATCACGGCGGCCGCGACGACGGGCACGGCAACCTCCGCCGGCGGCGTCTCCTCGACCGGGGCGGCGGCGACCGGCTCGGGCGCGTCGGCGCTCGCCGCGATGGGCGCGGCGACCGGGGGAGTCTCCGGCTCGGACTTCCTCTTCGCCGGGGGATAGTAGAGCTCCAGATCGCCGACCTGCCGCTTCGGCGGCCGGCTCGGGGCGGCCGGTGCCGACGCAGCCGGCGCGATCACCGGCGCGGCGGGCTCGTCGGCGACCGGTGCGGTCTCCGAAGCCGTATCCGCCGCGGTCTCCGCGACGGGCGATTCGACGGCCTGCGGCGCCTCGGCGATCGCATCCCCGGACACGACCGCTTCCGCCGGCTGCGTCTCCGGTTCGATCGCGTCGGAGATGGCCTCCGCGGGAGCGCTCTCGGCATCACCCGCGGCCGCGGCGGCCAGGGCGATGATCGCGGCGGCATCCACCGCCGGCGCGGCCTCGTCGGACGCGGACGGCTCGGGCGCGGCTTCAGCGGCGGGCGGCGTCTCCGCGACGGGCGCCGGCGCGGCCTCGACCGGCGCGGCGACGATCTTCGGGACGGCGACCACGCGCGGCGCGGCGGGCTCGCGCACCGCGGCGGCGAATGCGGCGCCGTCGGCGAAGCGCTCGGCGGGGTCCATCCGCAGCGCCTGCAGCACCGCGTCCATCACGTGCGGCGGGACGGAGGCGGCCACCTCGGCGGGCGGCTCGATCTCCACCGCGCGGCCGTCGGCCATCGCCGTCCGCGCCGCGTCGTCCAGCGCCAGCGCGCCCGTCATCAGCTCGAACCCGATCATCCCCAGGCTGAAGACGTCGCTCGCGGGCGTCAGGCGGGCGCTGCCGCCGGCCAGCATCTCGGGCGAGGCGTAGGCGCGGATCTCCGGCGCCGCCACGGCCAGCGACTCGCGGCGCACCAGCTGCGGAACGCCGAAGCCGGTGATCTTCACCCGCACGTGCCGCTCGGCCTCGGTGCGCACCAGGTACAGGCTGCCCGGGCGCAGGTCGCGGTGCACCAGCCCCGCCGCGTGGCCCGCCGCCAGCCCCTCGGCCGCGTCGCTCAACAGCCTAAGGCCGAGCGAGATCGGCGGCTTGCC belongs to Longimicrobium sp. and includes:
- a CDS encoding acyl-CoA dehydrogenase, yielding MATVDLAAGGAPLTVLSEDEQMFRDAVRQFAEDEVRPRVHAMDEAQKMDPALIPQFFELGLMGIEVPEELGGTGSSFFTAALVVEELSRVDASVGVFVDVQNTLVNNAFLRWGSDDLKAKYLPQLCAEKVGAYALSEAGSGSDAFALATRGAKADGGFRLTGRKLWITNGGEAEVFIIFANVDPAAGYRGITAFIVEKEFPGFSVGKKEDKLGIRASSTTELILEDVFVPAENVLGEVGKGYKTAIETLNEGRIGIGAQMVGIGTGALEATIRYVQEREQFGKKIGDFQGVQFQLAQMATELEAARLMVYNAARLKDAGQPFLQEAAMAKLFSSQVAQRITSTCIDLYGGYGFTREYPVEKYYRDSKIGTIYEGTSNMQLNTIAKNLMK
- a CDS encoding TonB family protein is translated as MVGLERLLIGRTLAGRYAVQELIGPGRAGLVYRAHDAELDADVAVKVLNAPRAPEARERFRQLVAREVAAASAIRHPHVAAVHAMGGDAELELDFIVSELMRGQSLAGVLSQRGKPPISLGLRLLSDAAEGLAAGHAAGLVHRDLRPGSLYLVRTEAERHVRVKITGFGVPQLVRRESLAVAAPEIRAYASPEMLAGGSARLTPASDVFSLGMIGFELMTGALALDDAARTAMADGRAVEIEPPAEVAASVPPHVMDAVLQALRMDPAERFADGAAFAAAVREPAAPRVVAVPKIVAAPVEAAPAPVAETPPAAEAAPEPSASDEAAPAVDAAAIIALAAAAAGDAESAPAEAISDAIEPETQPAEAVVSGDAIAEAPQAVESPVAETAADTASETAPVADEPAAPVIAPAASAPAAPSRPPKRQVGDLELYYPPAKRKSEPETPPVAAPIAASADAPEPVAAAPVEETPPAEVAVPVVAAAVIPVAAEAMDVAPSPVAAEAPAAEAPDAEASPVPVAAAAIAPRALKLIAGGGKKKAGAGTFRAPPAMAAGFVLGLLVLGSAAWIATRTRPEAGAATPSTTALAANATSATPAANGTAPAPAAAQPEAPVPAAADTAAKTPAQQAALDAAKKKQEEDRRRQEEEKARQAALLQQQQQQAAAAAQQPQQPVVQAPVQQPQARPQQVAIAPPPAPPPAPPPAPAPAREEAAPARPSNEVYDIDVVEERPRLTNAAELQRALNDRYPQQLAANRVSGRVTATFVVGTDGRVDPSSIRILNSPNQGFNAPTQGVLRRARFRPATVKGQTVRVQVTMPVTWSLDGQ
- a CDS encoding S1/P1 nuclease; translation: MRRHLFALLLPVVTLVAGTLLARTLRAADPTLAAPPAREVWGFEGHRIVCEIAWRQLDPAGRALVSRLRDRSYPTFAHSCTWADELLQGNSTHYTKDYHFINLPGGRTGIDMVRDCPAPRRCAPWAIRHYAERLANRNLSPSQRAAALKFLGHFVGDIHQPLHAGHPAVPGVPGNDRGGNWVQVALDGSVTNLHSAWDARLVSSAGLSLAAAQALAGEITSGQVNAWSNFDVVAWANESYHLADTLAYARTKPPVSGDEDFGDPKQGKPGPGYNIIRELDSTYEDAAVRAIRQRLQQAGVRLAHLINHAAAGDLDFPPD
- a CDS encoding branched-chain amino acid ABC transporter substrate-binding protein → MRTSALRRWLAPILVCAALPACSRGGGTIVIGTAGPFKEAYATMVRHAVEMAVEEVNARGGIDGRRLQVQAVDDEGNGVKAGTVARGFYDNPDVVGVVGHANSGGMVGAAPEYDRGLVAVVPSATSPEITGISPWVFRVTVNDSVNGANLARYAARLGRQRVVVLYENNVYGRDLAQAFLAAYPGRPIGVDPIADDGSKVEPFVSYYRGVQPDLVFVAGTEMSGRALLREAARQGFTTQWLAGDGWPGVAADTAAAEGALIATPVRLDRSDEGRRFAEQFAARYGVKPDANAAMAYDAAMLLVKAIEAVGPDRAAIRDYMARVKGGNAFRGVTGEIRFRADGDPDRAGFVMTRVQNGALVPVEDAR